The window GAAAACTCTCTTTTGTTTGCAATGGCATTGAGTAAACATAATGTACCTTTTGAGCTTCACATTTTCCCCTATGGAAGACATGGTCTGGGGCTTGCTCAGGATACACCTTATGTAGAGACTTGGACAAAGCTTTGTGAAAAGTGGCTTGAGAGTATTGGATTTATTGAGAAAACAAGTTGAAATTTGGCAGTAATTTAAAAATTCATATAGATTAAGGGAGGTTTTAAGCATGCTTGAGAACACAAGTTATCAGATGAAGAGAAGAAGTATTGATGAGTTAATTCAGCACCTTAAGACATTTGAGCTTGACCTCAAATTCTCTGTTGGAATCTGGTATTTTTCTGACCATCCAAGTAGATTCCATGCACCACTTGGAGAGAAAAGGTCTATTGAAGAACGATTAGAAGTTATTGCAAAGCTAAAAGACTATGGAGTTTGTGCTTTAGAGGCTCACTATCCAAATGAAATAAACGAAGACAACTTGGACCTTTACAAAAAGTTTTCAAAGGACACAGGAATAAAAGTTTTGTCAGTAATTCCAAACCTCTTCTACGAAAGCGATTTCGAATTTTCATCGCTCGCATCCCCTATTGAAGAGGTAAGAAAAAAGGCAATTGAGAGGCTCAAAACATCTCTGATGCTAAACAAGGAGCTTGACTGTGAATTCTGTATCATCTGGCCTGGTGGAGACGGATATGAAAACAATTTGGAATTGACTTTATAAGAATGAGAGATAGATTTGCTGAAGGTATTGCCGAGGCAATGGACGCAGTACCTGGGGTAAAGGTTGCAATTGAGCCAAAGCCATATGAGCCAAGAGGAAGAATTATTTACGGTCTTACTGGCGAAGGTATACTTCTTGCACAAAAAGTCGAAAAACTCCTTCAGAATCCAGAAAACAGGAAGATTTTAGAAAACGACTCACTTGTTGGTCTTAATCCTGAGGTTGGGCATGTTCTGATGGGATTTGAAGATTTGGCATATGCATTTTCGCTTGCTCTTGAGTATGGAAAGCTCTATCATACACACTGGAACAGCCAACCACTTGGAAACTATGACCAAGACTTAAACGTGGGTGTTGTCTCACCTGAGCAGGCTGAAGCAGCGCTCTATGTTATGAAGATGTATGGATACAGAGGATATTTTGGAATTGACATAAATCCTGAGAGAATGCCAGTTGAGAGAGCTGTTATAAATTGTATCGATGCAATAAAGGCAATGAATGACAGAATTAATAACCTGCCACATGAGGATATAATCGCATGCACAGAAAAGCCACACAAGAACAGAGGTATTTTAGAGGCAATCTTAATAAGAGCAAGGGCAAACAATCCTTCAATTCTATCGCCTATGCCAAAGGTTGAAAGGTAATTTTTACCGATTATGGAATTGGTGAAACCCCAGCTGCAAGGGAAAAAATTTCTCTTGCAGCTCTTTTTATTTATTTCAATGTATTCATTCAAGCCATTTTTGAATAATATACATACCCTTTGCGCCAAAAATTCTCAAGAACTTTTTCTTGATTTTTATTCACATAACCATTA is drawn from Caldicellulosiruptor naganoensis and contains these coding sequences:
- a CDS encoding apurinic/apyrimidinic endonuclease family protein, producing the protein MRDRFAEGIAEAMDAVPGVKVAIEPKPYEPRGRIIYGLTGEGILLAQKVEKLLQNPENRKILENDSLVGLNPEVGHVLMGFEDLAYAFSLALEYGKLYHTHWNSQPLGNYDQDLNVGVVSPEQAEAALYVMKMYGYRGYFGIDINPERMPVERAVINCIDAIKAMNDRINNLPHEDIIACTEKPHKNRGILEAILIRARANNPSILSPMPKVER